A part of Denitratisoma oestradiolicum genomic DNA contains:
- the dnaJ gene encoding molecular chaperone DnaJ translates to MAKRDFYEILGVNRDASDEEIKKAYRKLAMKFHPDRNPDNPKAEEQFKEAKEAYEILSDAQKRQAYDQFGHAGVNQGAGGPGFGGAGMGGFADAFSDIFGDIFSNSRGGGRSNVYRGADLRYNLEITLDEAARGAETRIRIPTMVECEPCSGSGAKKGTEPKTCPTCGGHGQVRMQQGFFSIQQTCPKCHGTGRYIPTPCPSCQGAGRIKQHKTLSVKVPAGIDEGDRIRLSGEGEPGVNGGPPGDLYVQIHLKPHGVFQRDHDDLHCEMPISFTTAALGGEIEIPTLEGVARLKIPAETQSGKVFRLRGKGIKGIRSASHGDLLCHVALETPVSLTERQKELLREFEAISQEHVERHNPRAKGWMDRVRDFFAS, encoded by the coding sequence ATGGCTAAACGCGACTTTTACGAAATCCTCGGCGTCAATCGCGATGCGAGCGATGAAGAAATCAAAAAGGCCTACCGCAAGCTGGCCATGAAGTTCCATCCGGATCGCAATCCGGACAACCCCAAGGCCGAGGAACAATTCAAGGAGGCCAAGGAAGCCTACGAAATCCTGTCCGACGCCCAGAAACGGCAGGCCTACGACCAGTTCGGGCATGCCGGCGTCAATCAGGGAGCCGGTGGCCCGGGCTTCGGCGGTGCGGGGATGGGCGGGTTCGCCGATGCCTTTTCCGACATTTTTGGCGACATTTTCAGCAATTCCCGGGGGGGCGGCCGCTCCAATGTCTACCGAGGCGCGGACCTGCGCTACAACCTGGAAATCACCCTGGACGAGGCGGCCCGGGGCGCCGAAACCCGCATCCGCATTCCCACCATGGTGGAATGCGAGCCCTGTTCGGGCAGTGGCGCCAAGAAAGGCACCGAACCCAAGACCTGCCCCACTTGTGGCGGCCATGGCCAGGTACGGATGCAGCAGGGCTTCTTTTCCATCCAGCAGACCTGTCCCAAGTGCCACGGCACCGGACGCTACATTCCCACCCCCTGCCCTTCCTGCCAGGGCGCGGGCCGGATCAAGCAACACAAGACCCTGTCAGTCAAGGTGCCTGCCGGTATCGACGAGGGCGATCGCATCCGCCTCTCCGGAGAGGGCGAACCGGGGGTCAATGGCGGCCCGCCGGGGGATCTCTATGTCCAGATCCACCTCAAGCCCCATGGGGTCTTTCAGCGTGATCACGACGACCTCCATTGCGAGATGCCCATCAGCTTCACCACCGCCGCCCTGGGTGGAGAGATCGAAATCCCGACATTGGAGGGCGTGGCACGCCTCAAGATTCCCGCCGAGACCCAAAGTGGCAAGGTATTCCGCCTGCGAGGCAAGGGTATCAAGGGAATTCGCTCCGCCAGTCATGGCGACCTGCTGTGCCATGTGGCCCTGGAGACCCCGGTCAGCCTGACCGAGCGGCAAAAGGAACTGCTGCGGGAATTCGAGGCCATCAGCCAGGAGCACGTTGAGCGGCATAACCCGAGAGCCAAGGGCTGGATGGATCGGGTGCGGGACTTTTTCGCCAGCTAA
- a CDS encoding Crp/Fnr family transcriptional regulator — translation MAAPRERVIIKQVDLPQRKGRSDCKSCDLRDVMLCSDVTVDQLADFHTWIDDFVVPPGGTLFQAGEPTDGIYCIRTGTVKLIKFSSTGAPRIVRIVKRWNVVGMESVFSPTFENTAVAVGEVAVCRIPLENFRSMVVQNPSLQRRLLEMSHQALREAETWLSELAGGSALARERMARLLLQLRDGKTDRIHRFSLEDIGAMLGISIETASRILAEFTRQGTLVKREGGLARRYYQADIPALERIAGLTDDSGESA, via the coding sequence ATGGCTGCACCCCGTGAAAGAGTGATTATCAAGCAGGTCGATTTGCCCCAGCGCAAGGGGCGTAGCGACTGCAAGTCCTGTGACCTGCGGGACGTCATGCTTTGTTCGGACGTGACGGTGGATCAACTGGCCGACTTTCACACCTGGATCGACGATTTCGTGGTTCCGCCGGGGGGAACCCTGTTCCAGGCAGGGGAACCGACGGACGGGATTTATTGCATCCGTACCGGCACCGTCAAACTGATCAAGTTTTCCAGCACCGGGGCGCCGCGGATCGTGCGGATCGTCAAGCGCTGGAACGTGGTAGGCATGGAATCCGTGTTCTCGCCGACCTTCGAAAACACTGCGGTGGCGGTGGGCGAAGTGGCAGTCTGCCGTATTCCCCTGGAGAATTTTCGCAGCATGGTGGTGCAGAACCCGTCGCTTCAGCGCCGCCTGCTGGAAATGTCCCACCAGGCCCTGCGGGAAGCGGAGACCTGGCTCTCGGAACTGGCAGGCGGCAGCGCCCTGGCCAGGGAGCGCATGGCCCGCCTGCTGTTGCAATTGCGGGATGGCAAGACCGATCGCATCCACCGTTTCAGCCTGGAGGACATCGGCGCCATGCTGGGCATTTCCATCGAAACCGCCAGCCGTATCCTGGCCGAATTCACCCGGCAGGGCACCCTCGTCAAACGGGAAGGGGGACTGGCCAGGCGCTACTATCAGGCCGACATCCCCGCCCTGGAGCGGATTGCCGGCCTGACCGACGACTCAGGAGAGTCCGCCTGA
- the cysS gene encoding cysteine--tRNA ligase codes for MLKLYNTLARDKQEFVPIQPGKVRMYVCGMTVYDYCHLGHARVMVVFDMVARWLRASGYQVTYVRNITDIDDKIIRRAGENGESIRALTDRFIACMNEDAGALGVLPPDHEPRATEYVPQMLQLIGMLEQNGLAYQADNQDVCYHVRGFDRYGRLSGKSLDDLRAGERVEVVDGKRDPLDFVLWKHAKAEEPTDAKWLSPWGEGRPGWHIECSAMSSDLLGNHFDIHGGGQDLQFPHHENEIAQSEGAHGHAFVNYWMHNGFVRVDDEKMSKSLGNFFTIRDVLTRYDAEVVRFFILRAHYRSPLNYSDSHLDDARNALTRLYTALKGQAGPVEVDWNEVHARRFRTAMDDDFGTPEAVAVLFDLAAEVNRSGDARLAAQLKGLGALLGLLQRNATTFLQAAPAARDGCSGNEIEQRIAARAAAKQARDFALADRIRDELKADGIVLEDSPQGTVWRRA; via the coding sequence ATGCTGAAGCTCTACAACACCCTTGCCCGCGATAAACAGGAGTTTGTCCCCATCCAACCGGGCAAGGTTCGCATGTATGTGTGCGGTATGACGGTCTATGACTACTGCCACCTGGGCCATGCCCGTGTGATGGTGGTGTTCGACATGGTGGCTCGCTGGTTGCGGGCCAGCGGCTATCAGGTGACCTACGTCCGCAACATCACGGATATCGACGACAAGATCATCCGCCGGGCCGGCGAAAACGGGGAAAGCATTCGCGCCCTGACCGATCGTTTCATCGCCTGCATGAACGAGGATGCCGGTGCTCTCGGGGTATTGCCCCCGGACCATGAGCCCCGTGCCACGGAATACGTGCCCCAGATGCTGCAATTGATCGGCATGCTGGAGCAGAACGGCTTGGCCTACCAGGCCGACAATCAGGATGTCTGCTACCACGTGCGGGGTTTCGATCGCTACGGCAGGCTGTCGGGGAAGTCCCTGGATGATCTGCGGGCCGGGGAACGAGTGGAAGTGGTGGATGGCAAGCGGGATCCCCTGGACTTCGTGCTCTGGAAGCACGCCAAGGCCGAGGAACCGACCGATGCCAAGTGGTTGTCACCCTGGGGCGAGGGGCGGCCGGGCTGGCATATCGAATGCTCGGCCATGAGTTCCGATCTGTTGGGAAATCACTTTGATATCCATGGTGGAGGTCAGGACCTTCAGTTTCCCCATCACGAGAACGAAATCGCACAATCCGAGGGCGCACATGGTCATGCCTTCGTGAATTACTGGATGCACAATGGATTTGTCCGTGTCGATGATGAAAAAATGTCCAAGTCCCTGGGCAACTTTTTCACGATCCGCGATGTTCTGACGCGCTACGATGCGGAAGTGGTGCGGTTTTTCATCCTGCGCGCCCATTACCGCAGCCCCCTGAACTATTCCGACAGCCATCTGGACGACGCCCGCAATGCCCTGACCCGGCTGTACACCGCCCTCAAGGGCCAGGCCGGCCCCGTCGAGGTGGATTGGAACGAGGTCCACGCCCGGCGCTTCCGCACAGCAATGGATGACGATTTCGGCACCCCCGAGGCGGTGGCGGTGCTGTTCGATCTGGCGGCCGAAGTCAATCGATCCGGTGATGCCCGGCTCGCGGCCCAGTTGAAGGGGCTCGGAGCCCTGCTGGGGCTGCTTCAGCGGAATGCGACGACTTTTCTGCAGGCTGCGCCGGCGGCCAGAGATGGCTGCTCCGGCAACGAGATCGAACAGCGTATCGCGGCCCGGGCAGCGGCCAAGCAGGCGCGAGATTTCGCCTTGGCGGACCGGATTCGTGACGAGTTGAAAGCCGATGGTATCGTGCTGGAAGATTCACCCCAGGGCACGGTTTGGCGCAGGGCTTGA
- a CDS encoding nuclear transport factor 2 family protein, with product MTPRCSFLPNALAASVLTLALLSFAAHADSLQDAAKLLKQNQHAQALEQVDKYLAAKPKDAQGRFLRGVILTELGRTSDAIAIFSRLTDDYPQLPEPYNNLAVIYAQQKQYDKAKQALETAIRTHPSYATAHENLGDIYTRMASQAYDKALQLDSSNSTAQTKLAMIRDLMNGATGKTTGRPAIASAPAPAVAPAIVTPVAPPTPVALAKPAEPARPVEAPKPVTVTVAQAPTPAKAAEVAPAPASETTPKASGNDANADIARTIDNWSRAWSKKDVKTYLSLYAKDFGTPGGLSRKAWEKERDQRIRKPGEIDVSFEGLKVTSNGPDQATAKFRQHYRSATLKTSTNKVLVLVKRNGKWQIQQERIGN from the coding sequence ATGACCCCTCGCTGCTCATTCCTGCCCAATGCCCTCGCAGCCAGCGTTTTAACTCTCGCGCTGCTCAGTTTCGCCGCCCATGCGGACTCCCTGCAGGACGCAGCGAAGCTGCTCAAGCAGAACCAGCATGCCCAGGCCCTGGAACAGGTGGACAAATACTTGGCCGCCAAGCCCAAGGATGCCCAGGGGCGTTTTCTGCGGGGCGTTATTCTCACCGAGCTGGGGCGTACCAGCGATGCCATCGCCATCTTCTCGCGTCTGACGGACGATTACCCGCAACTACCCGAGCCCTACAACAATCTGGCGGTGATCTACGCCCAGCAGAAACAGTACGACAAAGCCAAGCAGGCCCTGGAGACGGCAATCCGCACCCACCCCTCCTACGCCACTGCCCACGAGAACCTGGGCGACATCTATACCCGCATGGCCAGTCAGGCCTACGACAAGGCCCTGCAACTGGATTCATCCAACTCCACGGCCCAGACCAAGCTGGCCATGATCCGCGACCTGATGAATGGTGCCACCGGCAAGACTACCGGTAGGCCGGCCATCGCCAGCGCGCCAGCGCCGGCTGTCGCCCCGGCAATCGTGACCCCGGTGGCACCGCCTACCCCTGTGGCACTGGCGAAACCTGCCGAACCGGCCAGGCCGGTGGAAGCACCGAAGCCAGTCACCGTCACGGTGGCCCAGGCCCCCACGCCTGCCAAGGCGGCCGAAGTCGCTCCGGCTCCGGCCAGCGAAACAACGCCAAAAGCCTCCGGCAACGACGCCAACGCCGACATCGCCCGTACCATCGACAACTGGTCTCGGGCCTGGTCGAAAAAAGACGTCAAGACCTATCTCTCTCTCTATGCCAAGGACTTCGGTACTCCCGGCGGCCTGTCCAGGAAGGCCTGGGAGAAGGAGCGTGATCAACGCATCCGGAAACCCGGTGAGATCGATGTCAGCTTCGAGGGCCTGAAAGTCACTAGCAACGGCCCCGACCAGGCCACCGCCAAGTTCCGCCAGCACTACCGGTCCGCCACTCTCAAGACATCCACCAACAAGGTGCTGGTATTGGTCAAACGTAATGGCAAGTGGCAGATCCAGCAGGAGCGCATAGGCAATTGA